A region of the Leptospiraceae bacterium genome:
AGCCGGGAAGAACAACATTTAGTGTTTTACTTCCAATAAAATAATGGGGGAAATATGAAACCAACAATACTATGCGTAGATGATGAAAGTTTAATCCTAGAAAGTTTAAAAATGGTACTTAAAGATTCTTTTGGAGATAGTTATTCAATTGAAACTGCAGAGAGTGGAGAAGAAGCCATTGAGTTAATTGAAGAATTGACTCGTAATGGAACGGAAATTCCAATTTTAATTTCAGATTATGTAATGCCTGGAATTAAGGGAGACGAATTTTTAATATTAGCGCATAGTCGAATTCCCGAAACGTTAAAGATAATGTTAACCGGACAAGCTGATTTAAATGGAGTTGAAAATGTAATTAACAGAGCTTCTCTTTATAGGTTTTTAAGTAAACCTTGGACTTCTAAAGACTTTATTTTAACAATTAATGAAGCACTTAAAAGTTATATGCAAACGAAACAAATTCGGATACAAAATCAGGAAATAAAAAAATCTGAGAAAAAATATAAAGATTTAGTTGAAAACTCTCCTGATATTATCTTCACTTTGAATAAAGATGAGCGGATAATAACGATTAATGAGTCAGTAAATAAAATTTTGAGATATAAAGTCAAAAATTTAATTGGTAAAAAATTTTCTGAATTGATTTATACTACAGAATGGATGAATGAAAAAATAGTTCAAGAAAAAATGTTGGAATTAATTCATTCAACTAATCCCGTTGTTTTTAATTGTGATTTAGTTACTGCTGCTGGCGAACCAAAAGAGATGTTAATAAAATTACAAGGAATGAAATTAGAAAATGAATCAGTGATATTGGGAATTGCTTCAAATATAGAAGATGATTTATTAATTCGACTTTGTGAGCGCGAATCACAAATTTATAAAATCGAAAATTATATGACTCAAATAGACTTAGTTTGCAAAAGAATTTCCAATGCAATGACCAAATACGGCAATGAGGAAGAAATCTTTTTAATAAAACTTTGTCTAATGGAATTACTCGTTAATGCAATGGAACATGGAAATTTAGATATTAGTTTCCAGGACAAATCAGAAGCATTAGAAAATAATGAATATTACGAACTTTTATTCAAAAGACAACACAATCCAGTTTATAAAAATAAGCGGATAACAATAGAATATTCTTTAGATCCAAGTAGAATAGAAATTCGAATTACCGATGAGGGCAAAGGTTTTGATCATAAAAAACATTTAGCCAAAGTCGAGGAAGAAGGAGTTTTTAATAAGTTATCACACGGTAGAGGAGTCCAAATGGCAAAAAGTTTTTTTCACACGTTTGATTATAATGAAGTAGGCAACTCTATTTATTTGATTCGGAAATTCCAAAAGTAATTCCCATGAAAGAAAAAAGTAAGATTAATAAATCCTACTCTGGGACGGAGTGGTTTGGCGACTTGACAAAGTCGCATTAATAATATTAAATACAAGCTAATGATTTAATCAATTAATCCTAGTTCGTAAGCGAATTTTACCATAGCTATTGCGCCTGCCGTTTTAGGAAATGGATGTTCCAAGTTTGGTGAGCCAAAACTTAATTTGCCTACAAATGAATTGTAAGAAACGTCCCAGTGGTGACCATGTAACATTGCTAGATCCGTTGCCATCGGAATATGAAGTTTTGAATGTTTTTGCGTAACTTGCATATCATTGTTCGGATCATATTTATTTAACTCATTTACACCTTGCAATTGGAAATACGGAACTTCCGTGATTGTGGTAGAGCCAGTAATATTAAAAATTGGAATATTCAGTGAATCAATTTTTTTTAAATTTTCTCGCAAAAATTCTTTTCTGATATGTGTAGTTAAATCAAGAATAGCCGCTTTTACATTATATTCAGATAGTCTTCTTATTTTGTGAGGAACATGAATAATTGGTGAAACTAATTTAATTAAGTTATCGAATTCATCCTTGATATTAAAATTAAGGTCTTTTATTGAATCATACAAAGTATCAGCCAAATAAGATCCACCCGGTACACCTGCCCAATTAAATATACATCGGATTCTTTTTTTTAGATCTGGTCTTTTGCTTAGCAATACTAACAAATCTGCCATTCCTTTACTGTAGGCAATTATAAAAATATCTTTTGGTGGAACGGCACGGTTTTCTGATATCAATTCAGCTTTTGCATCCAGTCCAATTCCTCTATCGATTACATTAATTAGATCAGACATATTCGCTTCGCAACTTCGCATTGGGTGAGAATCAGATTGTAATATATTTATCCCGTAATTCTTTTCTAAATATGGAAACGCATCTTGAAATGCCATAACAGGAAACAATCCACTTAAAAAGCCAGGACAAAAAATGAGTGTCGTATTTTTGAGTCCCTTAAATTCAACTTCCGGCATTTCTATGTTCCATTCATTCGGACCTTCATCTCTAAGGAATCTATAGGCTACTTTTTGTTTTGCGCTACGTTCATCTTTAGCTCCAAATAATTTCTTTTGTGTTGCAATATCCACAACTTCTGGAAATTTAGATGCTTCATTAATGAAAATATTTCGCCAACGTTTGGCGCACCATTCTTTGATTTCGTGTTTCTTAAAATTTCGTTTACTCTCTAAAATCGTTTTTTTGACTTTTGTGATAATGTTGGGATAGTCAGAGGCTAATAAGTATTTACGAAGTTCAGTCATTGAATCGCCTTTTGTATTTGTTAAATACAAGTTTTGCGAATCAAGACTGAGTTCAAGTTTAAATTCTTACGGACATTCTAATAAACTACCGGGATTTGTAGCAAAAACTCCAAGAGGCTGTATTTTATTGAGTATGTATTGTTCGGTCGAGGGTGTTGCTACTGTG
Encoded here:
- a CDS encoding ATP-binding protein, encoding MKPTILCVDDESLILESLKMVLKDSFGDSYSIETAESGEEAIELIEELTRNGTEIPILISDYVMPGIKGDEFLILAHSRIPETLKIMLTGQADLNGVENVINRASLYRFLSKPWTSKDFILTINEALKSYMQTKQIRIQNQEIKKSEKKYKDLVENSPDIIFTLNKDERIITINESVNKILRYKVKNLIGKKFSELIYTTEWMNEKIVQEKMLELIHSTNPVVFNCDLVTAAGEPKEMLIKLQGMKLENESVILGIASNIEDDLLIRLCERESQIYKIENYMTQIDLVCKRISNAMTKYGNEEEIFLIKLCLMELLVNAMEHGNLDISFQDKSEALENNEYYELLFKRQHNPVYKNKRITIEYSLDPSRIEIRITDEGKGFDHKKHLAKVEEEGVFNKLSHGRGVQMAKSFFHTFDYNEVGNSIYLIRKFQK